From Acidianus brierleyi:
CAGTAAATTTAAAAATTACTAGCATACCTGCATTTCTTACGAAATAAAACGAATTCATGAATTCGTTTGCAGTTAGATTCTCTGCTATTACAACTCGTGTTATTTGAATAATTTGGGGCACTTCCTGACCCATAGGCAAAAATATTACATCTAATCCCATTTTTAATATATCGTATTTAATTTCATTAATGAATTTTTTTCTATCAGAATCTTTTAATTCTTTCAATGCGTTTTGATGAGTGGGATGTACTCCTACTCCCATAGCTATAATATAGAAATTACTATTCTCTAGCGGTCTTACAATATCTACCACTGGTCCTCCTTGTGGTGGAGTCACACTTATGTGGAAAAATTCTTTAGCTTGAGGAGGAGTAAATATTGATAATCCTAATGACTGAATCCAGTTTTTTATTTCATTATCTAGATCCATAAATATTAACAGTTAGGTAAATTATTATATCTTATGGTCAATTTTCCTTCCTATACATAGAGAATTATTTGGAAATAATGATTTAACTCTATAAACTCTATACAATTCTATACCAAATCCATATTTTTTACATAAATAAAGTAATTCCCAAGGGTAAAATAGTCTATAAAACCTATAATATGGACTTCCATTAATTACTGTTTTTTTATAAATATGCCTTTTAAATAAATATCTAAACTGGGCTAGCCATACGGTAATAATTATTATACCATTATTTTTAAGAACTCTTTTTCCTTCAATTATGGCATTTTCTGGAGAACGTAAATGATGAATAGACGCTATAT
This genomic window contains:
- a CDS encoding DUF2299 domain-containing protein — encoded protein: MDLDNEIKNWIQSLGLSIFTPPQAKEFFHISVTPPQGGPVVDIVRPLENSNFYIIAMGVGVHPTHQNALKELKDSDRKKFINEIKYDILKMGLDVIFLPMGQEVPQIIQITRVVIAENLTANEFMNSFYFVRNAGMLVIFKFTDTFGNIPQGQTSTKYL
- a CDS encoding class I SAM-dependent methyltransferase, which codes for MVHRRKPINIHVTEFPAGDIGCGSGQNCSAIKGYVICLDIAEKQLLESRKKGCENLVQGDMEFLPFRNESFRTLIYIASIHHLRSPENAIIEGKRVLKNNGIIIITVWLAQFRYLFKRHIYKKTVINGSPYYRFYRLFYPWELLYLCKKYGFGIELYRVYRVKSLFPNNSLCIGRKIDHKI